The sequence below is a genomic window from Nakaseomyces glabratus chromosome F, complete sequence.
tcTAGATAAAGAAACCTCAACAAGAATAATGAATAACGAGATTGACGCTAATTTCCAACAAATTGGTTCAAAACTTTTCGAACCTGACTCTCTTATGTTCAAGCAGTTGTTAAAATCGAAAGGTAATCACAGGAATAAAGATTTGAAGAGCAAGGAGAAGCTTTTTATCGCAAATGTTGCTGATAGTAATTTGAACGAAGCCGATAAAGACAAGGccaaaaatgaaatagcTAAACTTAACGCTTCTCAGGTCGTTGCCACAACCTTGGCTTCTTCTGTGAGGGAGACTGAGAAACaggaaaaaattgaaactgATATATGTAACGAGAATGCAATTTCTGAATCTAAGCTTGATGGCATTGATGATCTAgaatttgttgatgaaaattattatatttctcCTTCTCTTGATACATTAGCTACACTATCCAAATATGAAATTCAGAAGGTTGAGAATTTGGTTGTTGGCAATAAACAATATGGTAAGATTGAGTTCTTAGATCCTGTTGATCTGTCGGATATTCCTTTGGGTTCGATATGTGACGATCTAGTAGTTTTTCAGCCGATGTCCGTCTTGTTATACAATAATAGCACCAACGTTCCTGAAAAGGGTAAAGGTCTAAATGTAAGGGCACGTATAAGTTGTTACAATTGTTATCCTTTAGACAAATCTACCAGAAAGCCAATCAAGGATCCTAACCATAGAATTATGGAAAGGTACTCAGagaagctgaagaaaaTTCCTCATACTCATTTTGAATCATATGATCCGGCTTCTGGAACATACTGCTTCACTGTTGATCATGCATTAATATAGTATTGTTCAGATAATTAGATATATCTTACTTTACATATAAAAATTATTCTGTATTTCTTTAGGAGGTATATTCATGTAGATTTTGAGTAACTATGATCTTATATCTGGTTCACTAAGAAGCCCCATTCTCGGGCTGTAAAAAATAACTGCCATCTCCTAGAATCGAACCAGGGTTTCATCGGCCACAACGATGTGTACTAACCACTATACTAAGATGGCGCTAAACTCTGGGATGTTGGTGTTAAAATAACCTCAATTTGCTGAATCCTATAGGCATTCCAATATGTAAGAAACAAGGTACcaataaaatgaaatccATGGATGCTATTAGCCTGGATGATAGTACGCAATAGTTCTTTATACTCATGGTTATATGGACACTtactgatgaaaatgacgGAAATTAGTCGAAAGAACACTCTATgccaattttttatttagaAGTAATTAGATAactttcattatattttaaagtCAACTTATGTGTACTAGATTGATTGCGATTACCAGAGAAAATTGTAAGTAACTTTATCTATTTACTAATAACAAAGTTTATGTTAGTAGGTATTGAATGTTGAAATGCGTTACATTTTTACATCTTCGATCTTATTTTACGTTAATAAGAATACTGTAATTAACTCAGATTTATTTGAAGATCTGAAAAGCTAAATAAGTAAATTATTCCGCAAGAATTTCCTCCTGAATGGATTCCTTTACTTCATTAGGTGGTTGTACTTCATTGTTagtatcttcttcaagagGTACTTCCCACTGATGGCTATCTGGTATGAAGGCACAATCATAAATAGTTTGAAAAAATGACTGAAAATCATCCCAGAGATTCCATTTCTCTAAATCTTTTTTTCCTAGATTCATTAATAATCTGTAATTCATTATTAATTGATTGTTAGAGTTAAAAACGGTTAAAAATTCGGTCATGCTTCCCTTTATATTTAAGGCCACAGCAATTTCATCGGCTATAAGCTCTAGGTCATTTTTTAGAGAATCATCTTGATTTTGGTCgttttttatcattttgtAGAGAGAAACTTCCaataatttatttataCTCAATATCTTATCCTCTAAATCAAGTTTCATTTCGGAGTGTCTATCACCACTTTTCTTGGAAATGCTTTTTTTAACAACAGCGCTTAGACACTTCCCTATTTCAGTCTCTTGAGGTCCCAGACCAACTATTGACCAgtcgtcatcatcttcatatttgtaatattctttttcagGAATTTTAGGTTTTATGGCCTTTGTCTTTTTAGTTTGTACTTTTTTAGAAATTTGTTCTTTCCTTGTTCTTTTGTTCGGTGTTTCAATTATGTCTTCTAAGGCATGAAGTTGATCTCTTTTACTATTTGTTTGTTTGGCTCTGGTCCTAGTCCTTCTACCAGCCTCACCAATATCATCTTCGTCTACACTTGACTCtaattttttcctttgcCTGCTTGAAGATCTCATTGGCTTGATTTTGGCATTTTTACTTCGACTTCTTCTAGTAGTTGCAGgttcttcaaaatcatcttcaatatattcatcttcatctggTTTACCCATTGATCCATATTCAACAAATTCCCACACATCAATGCCTGAAGAGCCTTTCATTGCCATTTCATAAGCCGGAATaagtttcttatttttcttcGTTTTGCTTGCGAGCCATTCCTGGCATTCCTCTACTGACAAAGGTTGCATATCTGATTGTTTCACCCATATATACGAATCGTCACACATGAATTTTACGCAGTACAGCGATGGTTGTTCcttgttctttttgaatttcaaaaccttagaatatattatatagtCGTTTGGATCATAATCACTGCCAAACTCTTCATCTGGAGTACTATCTTGATCTTCTTTAGTTTCTGCCTTGTCAACTGAAATACGTGATCTGATCTTCCATACATTTTCAGGTATGAGCTCTTTTGGAATAACCATTGCAGGCCATGCTGGGAAGCCCTTAACTTTGGCCAGTACCACATCTGTAGGCTGGTATATGTTTGGCATAATGCTCAATTAAAAAGACTGATCCTATAGTTTGGTGGTTAATTGAAATACAAAAGCCTTCAGCAACTTCTTTGTCTTTGCGTTCTTAGTTACCAGAGCAAGTCTTCACAGAATATGTTGATGTAGATTTTGTTCACAATCTGTGTTTATCAACTGCCTAGCTTCCAAATAAAATGGTAAAGGTTTTCCTATGAAGGATGTTTTGGATGTAGTTACTACTATGGACTCGGGTTATGATCCATTTGCTAGGCAATTTAATATACAGTTAATCGCTATTACTGAACATTTGACATTTCGTGATGGTGGAAACAAAGTAAGTCGTCGAATATGATTTTATTGGAACAAAGTATAAGATCAAGGCCAACCAGCAATAAGTATTTATATCCCTAAATGGTCAAGACTATAAGGTATTGTACTTtctcattatttttatacAAAATAGCacatattaataatattttcagtGAAGATAAAAATAAGAGGAGTTGATATGATTCATGTGTATGTGTTtgtgataaaaaaataattagtATGTACTCTATTTGTAAGATTGTGCTATATAAGAAAGACGTTATCTTTCTGAGGGTTATATTTTAAGTGAAATGTTTGTACTTTGTGAGTTGATCCAACATATAACCAGTAGAGTCCTCTTCACCCATAATGAGCCTGTTGATCTTGGAAGTATTGTTGATAGACAGAATTCTGTTCTTCGTTCAAGTAATGG
It includes:
- the IOC4 gene encoding Ioc4p (CAGL0F06215g~Ortholog(s) have ATPase activity, DNA binding activity, role in chromatin remodeling, sister chromatid cohesion and Isw1b complex localization) codes for the protein MPNIYQPTDVVLAKVKGFPAWPAMVIPKELIPENVWKIRSRISVDKAETKEDQDSTPDEEFGSDYDPNDYIIYSKVLKFKKNKEQPSLYCVKFMCDDSYIWVKQSDMQPLSVEECQEWLASKTKKNKKLIPAYEMAMKGSSGIDVWEFVEYGSMGKPDEDEYIEDDFEEPATTRRSRSKNAKIKPMRSSSRQRKKLESSVDEDDIGEAGRRTRTRAKQTNSKRDQLHALEDIIETPNKRTRKEQISKKVQTKKTKAIKPKIPEKEYYKYEDDDDWSIVGLGPQETEIGKCLSAVVKKSISKKSGDRHSEMKLDLEDKILSINKLLEVSLYKMIKNDQNQDDSLKNDLELIADEIAVALNIKGSMTEFLTVFNSNNQLIMNYRLLMNLGKKDLEKWNLWDDFQSFFQTIYDCAFIPDSHQWEVPLEEDTNNEVQPPNEVKESIQEEILAE